The Lathyrus oleraceus cultivar Zhongwan6 chromosome 5, CAAS_Psat_ZW6_1.0, whole genome shotgun sequence genome includes the window CTCTTAGTTCATTAGGAATTTTAATATGATAATCATTAATACACATCCCTGATACCAACCAATTATCACTCGAAACTTTAATACTCCTCTCATCTCTAATTCTCCATAATAGATATATGGTAACATCCTGACGTATTCCTACGTGTCTATATATATTTAATTTTCATATATGTTTAATTAAAAATATAACTTTTCAGTCTTAGGAATAAATATTTAAGAATAAAAATTCATATTAAAAGATAGAGATAAATATTAATAAATCGGAaacaattataataataataagatTAACACAACCATTATTGCATAAAGTACTATAACTCATAGAGTAAGTTGTAATAAAAATTTAAAGGTATCTCTATGATCTCACtcataataacaaaaaaaaaattatcaatTTCAATAAAAAGTAAAAACATTATTTACTATAAATAAGTATATGAATTAATCACATATAAAGATGCATTTtactttaaaagaaaaatatatatttataagTCGATAGTGACATTCTAAATTTAATTTTGTAAATTTAAATAACTCTCAAAATTTCTTTTTTTGTCAATTTcataattaaaaaattattacaatacaaatacaaatatatatatatatatatatatatatatatatatatatatatatatatatatatatatatatatatatatatatatatatatatatatatatatatatatatatatatatattaagaaGTGAAAATGAATGTCATAGAAATATTTGTGATCTGATAAAAATATTGTGATTGATTCGCACTGTCGGCGACCACAATGTATTGATCGAAGTCGAAAAAAATCTTTCTGCAACCACAACGCGACCGGACCTGTATTCAAAACTAGCAATGAACAAACCTTGAAGAACCCAAGTTACAAGATTCTGTGGTCTGCAATATACAATAATTAAACCTGAATTATTTCCATTGACTAAACAACAATCAGCCAAAAGTTTCAAAAGGTAACAAATAAGTTGATACATGAAAACAAAGATTAGTAGTACTATTTTACAAACAAAAATTGCTTATTATTGGTGGAACATATATCTCTTGACAGAAGCAAAAGAGTGAGTTATCTTATGGTGTTTGCAGATTAGAATATTCAGACTCCGAGGATGTCCTGTTCTTAAACTCAGGATGTTTAATTTCCTCTATCATTCTAACAGCTTCATCCATTCTCGGCCTCATATCGGGCGTGTTACCGACACACGCAAGTGCAATCTGAAGCATCTGAACCATTTCCTCTTCAACATATTGTCCTCTAAGAAGTTCTTCATCGAATACTTCAGCTGTCCATTCCTCTCTCACAACGGACTTAACCCATCTCGGAAGATCAACAACATCCTCATAACCAGGATACCTTAGTGGAGTCTTTCCTGTTAGCATTTCAAGTAGCAGCACGCCGAAGCTGTATACGTCGGACTTCTGTGTGATCTTTTTGGAATCGGTTACTTCTGGAGCTCTATACCCGTTTGCTCTCGACATTGTTGCTGGCGCGTTCATCAGAGGAGGTAGTCCAACATCAGAAATGCAGCTATCCAATTCTTGTGTTATTAGTACATTGGTTGATTTTATGTTTCCGTGTGTAAATTTCGAACCTCCTTCTGAGTGAATGAAAGCAATTCCTTTAGCTGTTCCGAGTGCGACTTTTACTCTTGAATCCCAATCAAATGGTGTTCTTCCTGCGCCTTTGTTTCCTATTGTTTGGAGCAATACAATTAAGCAAAGATATATTATAACATACACTATGTGTCAACACAATTCGACCCTGCTTGGATAAAAAACTTAAATAAGCGTTTATATTATAACGTAAGCTCTTATCATATAAATACTTATGTATAAGTTTTTTCTAtaacaaaagataaaataaagTTCAATTGTTCTCGTATAACTATAAGCTGTGTTTTCGTAAGTTATCACGAGAGTTATGGAAATAAGTTGAAAACAGCTTATGGACGAACATATCATAAGTTGTTTCCATAAGTTTTATGTCAATAAATAAGCTACAAAAAATCAATCCAAACAGGCTTACTAAAGCATACACTAAAAATGACATAGGTGAATGCATGCATGTGTGATCTAGCTtaaaatttagaaaaacttaCCATGCAACAAGAAAAACAAGCTGCCTCCCGGCATGTAATTGTAAACCAAAAGTTTCTCATCTTTGGAATAGTAATAAGCTCTAAGCGGCATGACATTAGGGTGGCGTCCGAATCTCCCGACAATATCCAACTGTTGTTCAAACTCCTTCTTTCCTACCACAACTTCCTTCAACCTTTTAACCACCATTGTCACCCCCTCCTCCAAAACTGCCTTGTACGCTGTACCATAGCTCCCTTTACCGAGAACTTCAGCAGAAGCCTTTAGTAGATCTTCAAGGTCAAAGGTATAAGAAGAACCTTCAAAGAAAAACAACTTGTTCTTTTCAGCAGCCTGCACTCCACTTCCAAAACTCTTCGAAACTTCAGTCTTTCCAGCGCAAGAAGAAGCTTTTCCTTTCAGTATGCCGcttcttttattgtttttcttcTTAAGGAAGCATACAAAGAACACTAACACTAGTAGAGATAGTAAGGCGATTCCTCCAATGACTAGAGCAAGTATAGCTGCTATGCCAAAGCTTTTCTTACGGGTCGTCGTATCTTTTTGGTTTTGTGTGAGTGTAGGGGAAGGAGATGGAGAAGGAGAGATTGAAGAGCAATTACTGAGAAGAGGTGGACCACATAAGAGAGAGTTTCCAAGAAAAGAAGTAGACGGGAATGTTTTGATGGAATTTGGAATCGAACCGTTCAAGTTATTATAGCTCAAATTCAAGTATTTGAGACTTGGGAGGTTGAAGTCGGGGATAGGACCCGATATAGAATTGTTTTGGAGATAAAACCAAGTGAGTCTTCTCAGGTTCTGAAACTCGGATGGTATAATACCAGAGAAGGAGTTAAAGGAAATATCGAATACAACTAGTTTAGGAGAGACGGAAGACGGAATTAGACCTGAGAAGTTGTTTTTCTGCAGATGTGCAAATTGGAGGGAAGGAATGGAAAGGATGTTAGAAGGAAGATTCCCTCTAAGACCGTTGGAATGAAGGCTTAGAACTCTAAGAGCATCTAGTTTTCCTATTGTGTTCTCCGGAATTGAACCGGTTAATCCGATTCCTGGAAGATGGATGCCTACGACACGAGTTCGGTTTGAGTTGCAAGTCACACCAGTCCATGAAGTACAAATTGAAGATGAGTCATTCCAGTTGAGCCTCGGTGCGTGTGGAACAGAAGAAGCAAACTCCAATAGAGCTTGTCGGTCCGAGTTCAAGTCAGAATCAGCTACAATCAAACTAAAGAGAGACAGTGACGTGATTAATAGAACAAGAGCAACATTAGAGAATTTCAACTTCATGTCTTGTTTGATGAGAAATCAAGACTAGTCACTGGTGATTGTTCCAAGTTCCGAGCTTAACCGTTCTTCATCCTTTCCTGGTTTTGTTTTGCAAGATACAACAAGTTATTAGTTGGTCATGGAGCTATGAATCTATAACAG containing:
- the LOC127080855 gene encoding probable inactive receptor kinase At5g58300, whose protein sequence is MKLKFSNVALVLLITSLSLFSLIVADSDLNSDRQALLEFASSVPHAPRLNWNDSSSICTSWTGVTCNSNRTRVVGIHLPGIGLTGSIPENTIGKLDALRVLSLHSNGLRGNLPSNILSIPSLQFAHLQKNNFSGLIPSSVSPKLVVFDISFNSFSGIIPSEFQNLRRLTWFYLQNNSISGPIPDFNLPSLKYLNLSYNNLNGSIPNSIKTFPSTSFLGNSLLCGPPLLSNCSSISPSPSPSPTLTQNQKDTTTRKKSFGIAAILALVIGGIALLSLLVLVFFVCFLKKKNNKRSGILKGKASSCAGKTEVSKSFGSGVQAAEKNKLFFFEGSSYTFDLEDLLKASAEVLGKGSYGTAYKAVLEEGVTMVVKRLKEVVVGKKEFEQQLDIVGRFGRHPNVMPLRAYYYSKDEKLLVYNYMPGGSLFFLLHGNKGAGRTPFDWDSRVKVALGTAKGIAFIHSEGGSKFTHGNIKSTNVLITQELDSCISDVGLPPLMNAPATMSRANGYRAPEVTDSKKITQKSDVYSFGVLLLEMLTGKTPLRYPGYEDVVDLPRWVKSVVREEWTAEVFDEELLRGQYVEEEMVQMLQIALACVGNTPDMRPRMDEAVRMIEEIKHPEFKNRTSSESEYSNLQTP